A window from Peromyscus eremicus chromosome 1, PerEre_H2_v1, whole genome shotgun sequence encodes these proteins:
- the Lgals7 gene encoding galectin-7: MRIRGVVPEQAGRFHVNLLCSEEQGADAALHFNPRLDTSEVVFNTKQQGKWGREERGSGIPFQRGQPFEVLLITTEEGFKAVVGDEEYLHFNHRMPPASVRLVEVGGDVQLHSVNVF, from the exons ATGAGAATTCGAGGTGTCGTCCCTGAACAGGCTGGCAG GTTCCATGTAAACCTGCTGTGCAGCGAGGAGCAGGGGGCAGACGCCGCCCTGCACTTTAACCCAAGGTTGGACACATCCGAGGTAGTCTTCAACACCAAACAGCAAGGCAAATGGGGCCGTGAGGAGCGGGGCTCCGGCATCCCCTTCCAACGCGGGCAGCCCTTTGAAGTGCTCCTCATAACCACAGAAGAAGGCTTCAAG GCCGTGGTCGGGGACGAAGAGTACCTCCACTTCAATCACCGGATGCCACCCGCAAGCGTGCGCTTGGTGGAGGTGGGCGGAGACGTGCAGCTGCATTCTGTGAATGTCTTCTGA